A single region of the Streptomyces sp. NBC_00425 genome encodes:
- a CDS encoding DUF7059 domain-containing protein: MSNATLSPLPSADRRDVAARLREALLAASFTADGLLDLLGAPAYAALARSETVPALRATRGDTPLETLVRLFLLQQPVPHARVAEFLPVGACVESGWLVPTGGDEMAATVDVRPYGGPDGEDWFIVSDLGCAVGGAGGIGSTDEGVVLGVGGASTTLAGITVRRPVSAALDLGAGSGIQALHAARHATRVTATDLNPRALHITALTLALSDAPAAELREGSLFEPVREDETYDLIVSNPPFVISPGARLTYRDGGMGGDDLCRSLVQGAGERLNEGGFAQFLANWQHVEGEDWQDRLRSWVPRGCDAWIVQREVQDVTQYAELWLRDAGDHRSDPAEYQARYDAWLDEFEARKVKAVGFGWITLRRTSAAEPVITVEEWPHPVEQPLGDAVLAHFERLDYLRAHDDAALLAGHFRLVAEIVQEQVGLPGAEDPEHVVLRQHRGMRRATKVDTVGAGFAGVCDGSLSAGRILDAIAQLVGEDPVRLRDRTPAQIRLLVEQGFLEPTQ, encoded by the coding sequence GTGAGTAACGCCACCCTGTCTCCCCTGCCCTCCGCCGACCGCCGCGACGTCGCCGCCCGGCTGCGGGAGGCCCTGCTCGCGGCCTCCTTCACCGCGGACGGTCTGCTCGACCTGCTCGGCGCCCCCGCCTACGCGGCCCTGGCCCGCAGCGAGACCGTGCCGGCGCTGCGCGCGACCCGCGGGGACACCCCGCTGGAGACGCTCGTGCGCCTCTTCCTGCTCCAGCAACCGGTCCCGCACGCGCGCGTGGCGGAATTCCTGCCGGTAGGCGCGTGCGTGGAGAGCGGCTGGCTGGTCCCCACGGGCGGGGACGAGATGGCCGCGACCGTCGATGTGCGGCCGTACGGCGGCCCGGACGGCGAGGACTGGTTCATCGTGTCCGACCTCGGGTGCGCGGTCGGCGGCGCCGGCGGTATCGGCAGCACCGACGAAGGCGTCGTCCTCGGTGTCGGAGGCGCGTCGACGACCCTCGCCGGCATCACCGTGCGCAGGCCCGTCTCGGCCGCGCTCGACCTGGGCGCCGGCTCGGGCATCCAGGCGCTGCACGCCGCCCGGCACGCCACACGCGTGACGGCGACCGACCTCAATCCGCGCGCGTTGCACATCACCGCCCTCACCCTCGCGCTGTCCGACGCCCCGGCGGCCGAGCTGCGCGAGGGCTCGCTCTTCGAGCCGGTCCGGGAAGACGAGACCTACGACCTGATCGTGTCGAACCCGCCGTTCGTGATCTCGCCGGGCGCCCGGCTGACCTATCGGGACGGCGGGATGGGCGGGGACGATCTGTGCCGCTCGCTCGTTCAAGGGGCGGGGGAACGGCTGAACGAGGGCGGGTTCGCGCAGTTCCTCGCCAACTGGCAGCACGTGGAAGGGGAGGACTGGCAGGACAGGCTCAGGTCGTGGGTGCCCCGTGGGTGCGACGCGTGGATCGTGCAGCGCGAGGTGCAGGACGTCACGCAGTACGCCGAACTCTGGCTGAGGGACGCCGGTGACCACCGCAGCGACCCGGCCGAGTACCAGGCCCGCTACGACGCCTGGCTGGACGAGTTCGAGGCGCGCAAGGTGAAGGCCGTCGGCTTCGGCTGGATCACGCTCCGCAGGACGTCGGCCGCGGAGCCCGTGATCACCGTGGAGGAGTGGCCGCACCCGGTGGAACAGCCGCTCGGCGACGCGGTCCTGGCGCACTTCGAGCGGCTCGACTACCTGCGTGCGCACGATGACGCGGCTCTGCTCGCCGGTCACTTCAGGCTGGTCGCGGAGATCGTGCAGGAACAGGTGGGGCTCCCGGGCGCGGAGGACCCGGAACACGTGGTGCTGCGCCAGCATCGCGGCATGCGCCGGGCGACCAAGGTCGACACGGTCGGCGCGGGCTTCGCGGGCGTGTGCGACGGCTCGCTGAGCGCCGGCCGCATTCTCGACGCGATCGCCCAGCTGGTGGGCGAGGACCCGGTGCGGCTGCGGGACCGCACTCCGGCCCAGATCCGCCTGCTGGTGGAGCAGGGGTTCCTCGAACCGACGCAGTGA